One stretch of Thermoproteota archaeon DNA includes these proteins:
- a CDS encoding hydantoinase/oxoprolinase family protein, with translation MWRTGVDIGGTFTDIVFLDEESGKLKVLKVLTTPKRPSKAVLSGLEESKVELSEISTLVHATTLGTNMFLGQEGLVPPKVALITTKGFRDILEIGRQRRPELYNLFFEKPPPLVRRRDRYEIEERIDAWGNVLIPLNVKEAKKLADLICEKGYEVVAVSFLHSYMNSIHEDKMLQILKERCPDLDVILSSKVNPEHKEYERTSTTVVNAFLRKLLSTYLTNLERELRRKGFEGRLLVMQSSGGVSKVEYAVERPAAFIESGPAAGAVAVAHYSKMAGDDRVIGFDMGGTTAKASTVIGGEPTVTTEYEVGGKVHAGRLVKGSGYPVRFPFIDLAEVSAGGGTIAWIDEGGALRVGPISAGAEPGPACYGRGGDKATITDANFLLGRLGKKLAGGSLILRKELAEKAIGGLAVELGLEMEEAAMGIIKLANTVMAKALRIVTVERGHDPRDFVMYVFGGAGPLHGVELARELEAKEVLVPIHPGVFSAFGLLLTDYRVDTVRSVMKLAEETEDREVEEALAQLEVEASRELEGVREVHAIPSLDMRYRGQAYDLNVPWRGSIDQAIRDFHATHGRVYSFSSPDEPVEIVNVRLALIGSLRKLQFPRMRAEEYRPELEGSRKVYFEDRGWVDASVYSREKLKPGATLEGPAVVEEYDSTTLVPPGHLLRVDEFGNLRIRVT, from the coding sequence ATGTGGAGGACGGGAGTCGACATCGGGGGTACCTTCACCGATATCGTCTTCCTAGATGAGGAATCCGGTAAATTAAAGGTTCTAAAAGTTCTAACAACCCCCAAGAGGCCTAGTAAAGCTGTTCTATCTGGTTTGGAGGAATCCAAGGTAGAGTTATCTGAGATCTCAACTCTAGTGCACGCCACGACCTTGGGTACCAATATGTTCTTGGGTCAGGAGGGATTGGTCCCACCCAAGGTGGCCCTGATCACCACCAAGGGCTTCAGAGACATCTTAGAGATAGGAAGGCAGCGCAGGCCCGAACTCTATAACCTCTTCTTCGAGAAGCCACCACCCTTGGTAAGGAGAAGGGACAGGTACGAGATTGAGGAGAGGATAGACGCTTGGGGAAACGTGCTAATTCCTCTCAACGTTAAGGAAGCCAAGAAGCTGGCGGACCTCATCTGCGAGAAAGGATATGAGGTGGTTGCAGTCTCCTTCCTCCACAGCTACATGAACTCCATCCACGAGGATAAGATGCTCCAGATACTCAAGGAGAGATGCCCTGACCTCGATGTCATACTCTCGTCCAAGGTGAACCCCGAGCACAAGGAGTACGAGAGGACCAGCACCACGGTAGTCAACGCCTTCCTGAGGAAGCTACTCTCGACCTACCTGACGAACTTGGAGAGGGAGCTCCGGAGGAAGGGATTTGAGGGCAGGCTCCTGGTCATGCAGAGCAGTGGCGGGGTGTCAAAGGTCGAGTACGCTGTAGAGAGGCCTGCGGCCTTCATAGAATCCGGTCCTGCAGCAGGAGCGGTGGCTGTCGCGCACTACTCCAAAATGGCCGGAGATGATAGGGTGATAGGCTTCGACATGGGCGGAACTACCGCCAAGGCCTCGACAGTGATAGGGGGAGAGCCGACGGTCACCACGGAGTACGAGGTGGGTGGGAAGGTCCACGCAGGCAGGCTGGTGAAGGGATCTGGCTACCCCGTGCGATTCCCCTTCATAGATCTGGCGGAGGTCAGCGCCGGCGGTGGCACCATAGCTTGGATAGACGAGGGCGGAGCTTTAAGGGTCGGTCCCATAAGCGCGGGTGCCGAGCCAGGTCCGGCCTGCTACGGGAGGGGAGGGGATAAGGCCACGATAACCGATGCGAACTTCCTCTTGGGCAGGTTAGGGAAGAAGCTTGCGGGAGGAAGCCTGATACTTAGGAAGGAGCTGGCTGAGAAGGCCATTGGTGGCTTGGCTGTCGAACTGGGTTTGGAGATGGAGGAGGCCGCGATGGGCATAATAAAGCTGGCCAACACGGTCATGGCTAAGGCCCTGAGGATAGTGACGGTGGAGAGGGGTCACGATCCTAGAGACTTTGTGATGTATGTCTTCGGTGGTGCAGGTCCCCTGCACGGGGTGGAGCTAGCGAGGGAACTGGAGGCTAAGGAAGTGCTGGTACCCATCCATCCGGGGGTCTTCTCAGCGTTCGGGCTCCTCTTGACTGACTACAGGGTGGACACCGTCAGGAGCGTGATGAAGCTAGCAGAGGAGACCGAGGATAGGGAGGTGGAGGAGGCGCTGGCCCAGCTCGAGGTGGAAGCCAGCAGGGAACTCGAGGGAGTCAGGGAGGTGCACGCAATCCCGAGCTTGGACATGAGGTACAGGGGACAGGCCTACGATCTCAATGTACCGTGGAGGGGATCGATCGATCAGGCGATAAGGGACTTCCATGCCACTCACGGGAGGGTGTACAGCTTCTCATCTCCTGACGAGCCTGTGGAGATAGTGAATGTGAGACTGGCACTAATAGGGTCCCTGAGGAAGCTCCAGTTCCCGAGAATGAGGGCCGAGGAGTACAGGCCGGAGCTCGAGGGATCCAGAAAGGTGTACTTCGAGGACAGGGGGTGGGTAGATGCGTCTGTTTACTCTAGGGAAAAGCTCAAGCCTGGAGCCACGCTTGAAGGCCCGGCTGTAGTGGAGGAGTACGACTCGACGACGTTGGTCCCACCAGGACACCTGCTGAGGGTGGATGAGTTCGGGAACCTGAGAATAAGGGTGACATGA